In Treponema rectale, a single genomic region encodes these proteins:
- a CDS encoding DUF4956 domain-containing protein produces the protein MKEFLLGFSIKAEDVTIFMNMILGLIAGVMISCGYILANRNKKFSKNFVITVMLLPVIMTIVIPFIASDLKKTLSLAGVFALCRFRSIPGDSKDILYVFFSIATGLIIGLNSYFVGFLLVFCVSIIFVLTSRLWKVEDKQILKITIPEDMNYKDVFTDIFEKYVEKYDVKNVKTSNMGTLFTISYWIQPKKNIDTKAFIDELRTRNGNLNIIIENPEDMMVPVL, from the coding sequence ATGAAAGAATTTTTATTGGGCTTTTCAATTAAGGCAGAAGATGTAACAATCTTTATGAACATGATTCTTGGACTTATTGCCGGAGTGATGATTTCCTGCGGTTATATTCTTGCAAACAGAAATAAAAAGTTTTCCAAGAATTTTGTAATAACAGTTATGCTTCTTCCTGTGATAATGACTATTGTGATTCCGTTTATTGCCAGCGATCTTAAGAAGACACTTTCCCTTGCAGGGGTTTTTGCTTTGTGCCGTTTCAGGAGTATTCCTGGAGATTCAAAAGACATTCTTTATGTTTTCTTTTCAATTGCAACGGGACTTATAATCGGTCTTAACAGTTACTTTGTTGGATTCCTTCTTGTATTCTGTGTAAGCATTATTTTTGTTCTGACATCCCGACTTTGGAAAGTTGAAGATAAACAGATTCTTAAAATTACGATTCCTGAAGATATGAATTACAAAGATGTGTTTACAGATATTTTTGAAAAGTATGTTGAAAAGTATGATGTAAAAAATGTAAAGACTTCCAATATGGGAACTCTGTTTACGATTTCGTATTGGATTCAGCCGAAGAAAAATATTGATACAAAAGCTTTTATTGATGAATTAAGAACCCGTAACGGTAATCTGAATATTATTATAGAAAATCCTGAAGATATGATGGTGCCGGTATTGTAA